ATGGCgaccggcggcgccgagggggcCACGGAGCGAAGCGGCGCGGTGGCCAGCGGTGGACGGAGCGATGGTGGGCGgcaggcggtgggcggcgggaggaagcggagccgagcggcggcggggtgaaatggagcggcagcgggcggtgggcggagcgACAAGGGTTGAGAGGCCAGTGAGCCGCTGCTCCTCTTCcgccctcccgtcggccgccctCTCCAATAGCGCGATCGGCGAGCCGCCGTTCCTCTCCTTCCCACCCGTCGACTGGTGTGCGCCGCCGACCCTTTCCCGCAGgcagccgcgcgccgctcccccTCGCCGGTCTCCGCGAGCCGTCACTCCTCTCCCGCCCtaccgccggccgccgaccCAAGCACACCGCcgttcctctccctccccccgcCGGCCGGCGCGCGCCACCGCTCCTCTCGCGTCGGAGGTGTGCCCGGCGTCCttggcgaggtcgtcgccgctccgcccgccccgtggcctgccgccgccgcaaggacgagggagagccgagaggaagaagaggaagagccaagagtagagaaggagaggggaggggagccggcgaGCTCAGcttgggaggcggcgggagcggcgtcGTTGGCGTcgctccgcccaccgcccgccgccgctccatttcgccccgctgccgctccgcttcctcccgccgtCGCTCCGTCCACCGCTGGCCGCGGCGCCGCTTCGctccgtcgccacgccgcccaTCGTCGCTccgcttcctcccgccggccgccgcgacgcTTCGCCGCAAGGACGAGGGAGagacgagaggaagaagaggaagatccaagagtggagaaggagaggggtggGGAGCCGGCGAGCTCAACTTGgggggcggcgtcgtcggcgtcgcttcgcccaccgcccgccgccgctccatttcgccccgctgccgctccgcttcctcccgccgcccaccgcccgccgtcgctccgtccaccgctggccgccgcgccgcccatcgtcgctccgcttcctcccgccggccgccgcgccgcttcgctccgtcgccgctccgcccgtcGCCCCCTTGGCACCGCCGCTCGCCCTTCTCTCCTGGCAGTGTaggggggagagaaagggggatagagagaaggaggctgacatgtgggaccacatggccccacctttttttaattactttttttgtagctgacatatgggtcccactatttttattattttttcgggaTAAAATTGCCACGTAATCGCCACGTCATTGCCACGTGgaacgaagacctagtcaaaggagccacgtaggcgccacgtagacgccacgtcagccaaaaccgccctccatactgccaagggacctcgtttgcccggtttcataagttgggggacgggtcgtacccggttttgtggtcaagggacgaaaatcggactgaccgacaaatagagggacctaaagtgaacttattcgtACTGCTAGTACtccaagctagctagcttagcgcGCACACATGTGCCCTTGCTCTGCGCGACGCATGGACATGTCGCGAGGGCGGGCCGGCCCGTCCGTTACAAGGCCCAACAAGCATTGTAACCCCACCTGTTGGGCCGGGCCCACTAAATCCCCTACTCTACTGCTGTCCCGAGCCTGTGGATCCAAATCCAACGGCCCACGGGTATCCTAACACCTGCCCAAAAGAGGACCGAGGAGTCTTCCTCCCCCGTCCACCGCTGCTCGCGAATCACCACAGATCGCCGCGGCGGAGACGAAGAGCGGCGGCGCAGAGGCTCTCAGATCCGGCGAGATGGTAAGCCCCGCGACCGATATCTCCTAGGGATCTAGGGTTTGACAAGGCTGCGGTGATGTGCTGGCTGACCTCGCCGTTGTGGGGATGGGTGGTGGTGTGGTGTGTGTGCAGGCGGCGAAGGCGATCTCGAGCCCCGTGCCGGTGGACTGGTACCCGACGCTGGCCGTCGTCatggtcgccgtcggcctcatGTTCACCGCCTCTTTCTTCATGTAAGTCGCTTCCCCCCCCAATCTCCGCGTCCTGCCCATCCCACTCTCCGCCTGGTTTGCGCAAGGCCGTGATCTGATCCGACGCGTGTAGCTGCTTGGTGATTCGTGAAATTGGTTCTTCTAGGCGCCAGAGATTGGGGATCTGATGTGCTTCATCGTTGTGTAGTTTTTGCTTCATCGGTTCATCTGTAGGTTGTAGCATTCTGTGCTCGCCAAGGAGGTTTGAGGGGTTCAGGTTCTAGGCTGCTTGGCACCTTTTGCTTTACCAAACTATGCTCAAGATTATGTTTCAGCTTTAGAGGTTTAGGACTTACAGTTGTCGATGATAGTGGGCTTAGCTTTGTTCAATAAAATTTCATGATTGTGGTTTTTATTGTGGTAGTGGCGCTGCGCATTCGTACTTTTATGGATTTGAGTCTTGCTAGGTTTTAATGTTCATGGAGAAATTTGACTTTCTGCATCTTCCTTCCAGATATGTGAATTTACACTTTTCCATGAATGGCTGGTCCTCACTTTAAGATTAGTTTGAACATTATATGTAGTAAGCATCATTTGCGAACTGAAATTCCTGTGCATGTTAATATTGTGTAAACGAAGATGCCTATCTATAATCATGAACATTAACCCATCCAAACCATTTCCAAAAACTAGCAAAACCTTCTCAAATGCACTGTTTTCTGAAAATTCATGTTATGATTAACATTTTGAtatcaagtactccctccgtttcatattataagactttctagcattgcccacattcatatagatgttaatgaatctatacacatatatgtctagactagattcattaatatctatataaatatgcaacgttagaaagtcttataatatgaaacggaggaagtatttaacTTTTGAAACCAAGAGAATCATGTTCTTAGATTTGGGAACCAAGGGGTACCTTGTCAAGGACTGTTGTCTAATACCAATTAACCATATAATTTTGTAGCTTGCCGATGTGTTTGGTATGTTAATCCAGCTAGTGGCCTCTGCTAAGCTGATAATACCTGGCATAGTTATGGTTATGGCCTCATGGGTTGTAAGCAGTAAGACTAAACTCAACCAACTAAGCCCTGTTACTATCCCAATTAGGAAATGTAAATTCTGTGTTCTAATTTAGTAGACCTTTATATTGTATCGATGTGTACTTTTAAGATTCCTTTATGAAAACATGATAGCCAGTAGATTCATGCTCTTGCTCAAGTATTATCAGTTTTTAGTCTTTAGTCCTGACCTATATGGTTTGCCTAGGAATAAATTCTTAGCACTGTAATTCActatcctttattttttttgggtatGGAACAGCCTTCTAAAAAATGGTTAGTTGTTTTCTTCAGAAGAACCACAGAAATGAGTGTAAAATGTCGTGAACTGATTATGAACCAAATTGTATTTGTAAAGTATCCAAGATAGATTTTTTTGACTGGAGAAGTATCCAAGATAGATTATTAACCAATATAGTGCTATAGAGCTTCAATCAAGGGAACAGAACACCAACTTATATTTTGCTACTGGTGTGTATTATTTCAGCTATGAAGCGACTTCATCCAGGCGTAACCGTAGCTTAGCAAAGGAGATTGCCACAGCAACCATCGCATCTGTTTTTCTGGTATGTTCTTGtaagaattgtttttttttcttcccaatTTGACATGGTTATCAATGCATATCTAAGATCTTCCATTGTATTGCAGGGGTTTGGATCTCTTTTCGTGCTTCTTGCAAGTGGTGTTTATGTCTGATCGCCTGGGGCCATGCAGAAAGCATTTTGTTGTGTTATCTATTCCATAGTGAAAGTTCATCTAGGATATGTAAGGTCCTGAAATTACGTGCATGTTCCTACTTCTTAGGTAATATGCCTTATCGACATGGGTATGCTTTAGATAAAAATTGACGAGAGGTGTTTAAGACTTATTTTTGTGCCATTAtattaggcaaaatttgctacagtgCACCGAAAGATTGCGGTCTTTGCTGTGACACACCCGAAGATTGTGTATTTGCTCGTGGACACCtaaaaaatatggtaattagcTAGTGGACACCGAccgcattattttattattttcggtgGAAACGGAGAGGTAAACTTTagttaaagacaagtttgcccatgggcccacttgtcaataTCTCTTTCtctattcttcttcttcctctctttctctgtgtCGTCGGACCCTCAGCTCCCTAGCCCTGGCGGCGAGCAACATGCATGCGTCAGGTGGAGCAAACAGCCGCTGAATCCAGGCGCCACGGTGGGTAGCGATGGGCTGCTTGCTTCTTGCTGCTCGAGGACAAACCAAACAACGAGGAGGGCTTGCTGCTGCTACTAGGTCGTGAGTTCGATGGGATTGCCGTGCCGGCAGCGGGTAGAGCGATGACGACGAGCCGTGGCGAATGGAACGGTGACGATGAGCCGCGGCGAGGCCTGACGGGCAGACCGCGATGGACGGCCGACTGGATCTGGCGACCTCCGCACGGATCGGGCCACTCTCGCTGAATGCATGAACTCGCCGTTGTGGATCCGACGGGGATGCGACGGCGTTGTCGAAGTCAGCGGCTAAGCCGCATCCCAGGTCGCCCGCCACCGCGCAGCCGCTGCCATGACCGACcgccacctcccgccggccgaTCTCCTCCTCCGTTGCTCCCCTTCCTATTCCCTTTCACCATAGGCTTTGCCTCATCGAGGAGAGTCcgttttcccctttcccctctccctccacctctaAGCCAGGCCACCACCATAGCTGGCCAGAGCTGAGCTCTTTGTGTTGCCGTTCCGGCCATCTCCTTCTCCCCTTTGCTTGACACCACCCTCCCCGGATGCGCGTCGCCCAAGAACATCATCTGCCACCAACGTCGCCGATCCCCGGCCACCGGAGCACCAACGCcctactctctccctctcctctgttACTCGGctggaaggaggaagaagaacaatgtTCAGGGTATTTTGGTACTTACACAACTATCTCTCTCTATTTTGattggaaataataaaataattggaggagtgtctggcagctaattaccacttttttacaGTGTTCACGAAAAGATTCACGATCTTCGGGTGTCTCATAGCAAAGATTCGGTGTCCTGTAACAAATTTTGCCATTATATTATCAGTCCGTTACTTAAAGGTTGCACGTCTTTCGCAATCGTAGCAGTGGCAGAAATACTGGTAGTATGAACCAGACTAGTAACGGGCTGATTACAACTGTTTACTGACAAGATATCAAACCAAATATTTGAAGTCAGATAATGGTTTCTAGCTGTTAACCAACTTAGTGCCCCTCTTCCATTGGTGCGTATCATAACATGACGATCAGATGTAGACTCATGCACTAGCTCAAGTATCTCTCCGTTCCCCTGTTCTGTACATTAATTTTCTCCTTGAGTGCTTATGAAAATCAATGGAAGACTTCACTTGTCATAAAATGCTAGAAGTTCATTTTCTTCTTGAGTGCTTATGAAAATCAATGGAAGACTTCACTTGTCATAAAATGCTAGAAGGACGATGTGTTTCATGTAAAGTTGTGTGGTAATCCAATCTTGAACTtcaggactttttttttttgcatgactTATGATGCTCAAAGAAAATTATGTGTCAGTTATAACaactattaaatgattttttttattcatctTTCATCAGGGTTTACAATTTTGAAATTGGTATTTTTGCCCGGGGtaccgaaatttcggaaattttttGGCCgaatttatttgaaattttgaatgaatttaataaaatttgatcaaattcacaaaaatttgGGCGAGATGTGAGCTTACCGGTGGGGGGGGGGAGAAATTACCAAAATTCTGAACCCTGCCTTTCATTAGACCTAGAGTCAAATAAATTTGCGTGGGGCATCAATTTCATGAGTACGGaggaaaggtttttttttttttttttcaatatccTCTTTGATCAGTATAATTTGGTCGCTCAACTTCAAAACTGTATAGAAGTCGATCCTTAAACTTTGAAAACCGGAGAAGTATGTTCTATGCTGTTTCTAAGACAAAATACTGCAAGGAAAATGTTTCCTATCAGACGCCACCACCCAGCTAAACAAATCGGTCGCACGACGTCCAGCTTTTGTTTGCcctctctcctttctctttcTACAGCCAGATGTGTCGACTCTCTAGCACCCTTAGAGTAGTATGTTCTATATATACTGTTTCTAAGACAAAATACTTTGGAAAATGCTTCCCCGAGCCCGACCCAACAAATCGGCCGCTCggccctctccctcccttctctctttgcAACCACATGTGCCTATTCTCTAGCACTCTCTGACTCTCGAGTGTTCTCTATCTCATGTGCAACAACGGTGGCTCTCTAGATGCATGTGCTCCATtagcaaaacttttttttaattacacagtacaacgcagacattCATAACACACGTACGCTCATCTCTATGAACGCACATAcgtaaaccctacccctatgagcatttTCGAAGGCTGGGCCAGCAAATccttgagattgatgaagtcgCCATAGGCGCCTCGCTGTCAACGGGTACATCGACTACCACTAAAAGAACAATGCCGTTAAAGTTTACTTTTCTCCTAAATTTctccaaaaaatatttcaatcatTGAGCTTTGATGTTTCATGTGTGAGAAATGAATATTCCAGCTGTCCTATAATTAACTTTGTGGCACATTTTAAGTTTTGattatatatttcttttcttaATGTTTCAGTCAAATATGatttaatgcttcatatatTGGCTGTTGGTGTTTCAGCTAATATTTCTTAGATGTTATATCTCCTTTAAGCATTTTAATCAATTGAGTTTAAACATTTAACTAAATGATGGAAAAAAATTCTCTAACCGATGAAACAACGACACCCGAGTCCCGACTTATAACTTGATCACTTCAATGATCTATGGCAATTAGGCAAAGGTCAACATGTGGTACGAGCTAACAAACATCTGCCTTGTTTCGTGTAGTGGTCACTTGCaaactgaatttttttataatttggtctttttaaaaacttatttcacaaatataTCCCTGTAAAAACTTATTCCAGAAATGGTCATTTTTGGCGCCAAAGTGGCTGACGCCGTGGTCCAACGGTTGGCGCCATCACCCCGCCACCGTGGcacacgcgaaccgacgtggtAGGAGGATATTTTTTGGGTATTTTATGCGAACACGTTAGCTCACCTTAGAGctaaaattctataaaaaataaaacacataaTTTTGTTGGATAAAATTAGAGCtaatattataaaagtttataaAATCAACAATAATTTTGTGTTGATTCACACCAAAATTATGTGTTAAAATTAACAATTAAACTTGTAGATTTTGAACATTCTTGTGCTTATTTTTACATCTTTTACATCCTACAAAAAAAAGTTGgggtttgagttttttttggttaCATTcagtgtcatttcttaaaacaggcgtaactttctcatatgGACTCGGAATCGGACAAATAATATATATCCAcagacatctacagaaaaaatTACATCCGATTTTCCCCGGCTTCGGTGaaattaaaacctccaaattccgcttacaagattgtgttttcgagacGAGAAGCTTTCcggtagagctttggaaaattctacaagtcacatatttcttccgtttgagtttattttttttatcgttggttcttgtgagttcctaagtgtgaaaaaatatcaaaaaataaaataaaaataaaaaagttgcacatctctctcctctacactagagaggagagagaaaaaattcTACAGGGTACATATTTCGTCCATTTGAGTacattttttctatggttggttcttgtgtgttcctaagcgtgaaaaaaatatcaaaaaaataaaagaaaataaaaatttgcGGGTGggtgggaggggggagggggggcaaCCACTCTGGCGCGCTCCCCCTGCCACCTCAAAACCGCCGGTCactatttctgggataagtttttccagaggtttatttgcgaaataagtttttgaaaagaaccaaattgtgaaaaatccagcacTTGCAAATATGCGGTGCTTGAAATTCTCAATATGGCTATTCGTTGGGggatgaaaattttattttgtgaGTCAAGCATGAGTGACAAGTCACTCTACTCACTCTACTCCATGTGAGAATATTGCCCAACATGGCGTGTGATCGATGTGTCCATGTCGATCCAGCGTTGAGCAGATGGTGCATCAGAGTACGACTTTGCGTGTGTGCGCACACCCTGAAaacgagaagaaaaaaatagagcgcgcggaccacctgtTGCCGGCTGCGCTGACAAAAAAATCTGGCGCGGCGCTGAAAAAGCTGCCTAAATACTCACTCCGTTGGATATGACATATTTTAATACTACAGATCTAGACATATCTCTATCcagattttttttgaaacgtctctatccagattcgttgtattcaTTGTAgtagaatatgtcatatccagttctagatttatttttttttttggcacagaGGAGGGAGTAGATGCGAATGTTGCCGTGGCTAGCCCAGCTGCCTCCGTGTGTTTGTCTCTGTCGAGGGTGTCAATTTGCCATCGCGTGGGTgtaaagagagagggaaaataACAGCGTATGTGGGTGAAAACCTAAAGACTATCGTGGATCGAAAATTGGAGGTTTGAGATTAGTGCACGACAccatgagtaaaacttttactcgTAAGTAATAAATCTacaagtaaaatttttactcgtcATGACGTGCATGAATCAGACTTGGAGGTTTGAGATTAGTGCACGTCAccatgagtaaaacttttactcgTAAGTAATAAATCTacaagtaaaatttttactcgtcATGACGTGCATGAATCCTAGACATCTATTTTTCAATTCAACGGTAGTTTCCactgtatatttttttcccaagcTAAAGGGCATCGTGTTTATCCATCTCCAGCTCGATCGTTGACCGGAGAATTTGGTATCTGGCGTTGTCCATGATTTGTTTGTGTAATATTCACTGGCACCAGAATTTAAACCTTGTATTCTGTCatcttgcttctttttttttcgctgaAGGAGTTTAATTCCGATAAATGGAACAAACCAATTCAATGAACCCTTGGTTGCATTTTTACCAACTTATTGTAGACAAGTGGCTCTTGAACAGTGAAGTGTTCATACC
The Oryza sativa Japonica Group chromosome 6, ASM3414082v1 DNA segment above includes these coding regions:
- the LOC4341334 gene encoding uncharacterized protein; amino-acid sequence: MAAKAISSPVPVDWYPTLAVVMVAVGLMFTASFFIYEATSSRRNRSLAKEIATATIASVFLGFGSLFVLLASGVYV